Below is a window of Planctomycetes bacterium MalM25 DNA.
CTCGCAGGCGCGGCTGCTGCTCACCGAGCACATCGAGATGCGGCTCAAAGAGCTGGCGGACAACCTGCCCGGGTTCAAGTTCGAGAACGTGGTCGAGGAGCGGGGCTGGGGCTCCGCGCTCAGCCGCGACGACCTGGTGATGTCGCGCGGCAAGCGGCAGAACCTCTACAGCCGCCTGCAGCTGCTGGTCGGTTCGTTCAACGAGTTCCACGTGGTCGACGTGACCGCGAAGGGCGCCGTCCGCAATAAAGAGGGCTTCAGCCGCACCCACCACAAGCCGATCGCCGAGTTCGACGTCGACGGCTTCAAAGAGCTGATCGACCGCTGGGTGCTCGACTACGCCGAGGACTACGCGGCGGGGTAGTTCAGCTTGCGTCTCCTTGGCCCGCGAGACGGGCTACGGCTTCGGACGCTGTCACGATAGGAATGCCTTGCACCTCACCGATCGGCAGCAGGTGCTTGCGGTCGCCGGACACGAGTAGATCAACGACTCCGGCCACTGCCGTGGCCAGGATGAGATTGTCATCGGGATCGGCCGACAAGGTGACTTCGGGCAGATCGCTCACCACAATCGCCGTGTTGGCCAACCGAAACAGGGCGGCTTCGACAACGCCAACACGGAGATGCTTCGCGATCCTAGGGTAGCTGAGGACGCGCTCCAGCTCTTTGAACTGGGCGAATGAGGTGACCAGATCGAACTCGTCTTCGTCCCACCGATCAAACAGGTCGGCGGGCGGGCCGTTGCCGGAGATCAGGGCCGACACCAGGACGTTCGTATCAAGCACTATCCGCATCAGGATTGGGCTCCCGATGGGCTTGGCGGGTCGTGGTGACGGCTTCCTCGATCGCGTCGGCAAGCTCGGTCGAATCGACCTCGCTGGTGCTCGCTCGCATCTCGCCGACCGCCTCGAACAGCAACCGTTTCGAGAGGGTGCGCTGGATATAGGTTTCCAGATCGCAGTCTTCGCCACGACGCGCCAGCATCGCCTTCAAGTCGGCCGCCGTCTTGTCGGGGATCTTGATTTCCATGCCCGATTGATACGCAAGCTGGGGCGGTGGAGCAAGCTCAGACGCTTGCTAGCAATCTCTCTAGGCAGCGCCGACCGGCTGTTCGTCGGAGACCTCGATCGCCTCCCACACGCCGCAGCGCTCGCTCCCCTGCCACAGGTCGGTCAGCTCGTCGTGCCGCAGCACGTGCCGGACGACGCTCGCGAGCGGTTCGGGCGAGACCAGCGCGATGACGCCCCCCTCTTTGTGCTTCTTCCTCAGCTTGCGGATCGCCTCGGCGACGCGCGCCTTCGCGTTCGAGAGGGGCTCGCCGTCGGGCGGGCAGACCGTCTGCGGGCTGTCCTGCCACTGGCGGTAGACCTTCGGCTGCTTCGTGCGGACCTCGTCGACCAGCATCCCCTGCCACAGGCCGTGGTCGAGGTTCGACAGCTTGTCGAGCGCCTTCTGCTTCACGCCGGCGGCCTCGGCGACGAGCTCGCCCGTCTGCTGGGCGGCCTGGCAGGGAGACGTGTAGACGATCGACGGGCCGGCGGCCACGAGGTCGTCCAGCGCGTCGCGCGTCTGCTGGCGGCCGTCCTCGCAGAGGGGGATGTCGAGCGTCCCCTGGATACGGCCCTGCTGGTCGTACTCGGTCTCGCCGGGTCGGACTAGAAGCAACGTGAGCATCTTGGATGCGTCTCGGAGGGGGTCGGGTGTTTACGAGGCGGACCAGGCCGCCGACGCCAGTTGCGTCAGCTCGGCCAGCCGCGTCGTGTAGTCGTCGGCGCCGAAGACGGCCGTGCCGGCCACCAGCAGCTCGGCGCCCGCTTCGGCACAGCCGGCGATGGTGTCGGCGTTCACGCCGCCATCGACTTCCAGGATCGCGTCGCACTGCGGGTGGTCGCGCAGCCAGCTCAGCTTCTCAAGCGCTGACGGGTCGAACGCCTGCCCGCCGAAACCGGGCTCGACGCTCATCACCAGGATCAGGTCGCAGTCGCCGACGAACGGCTCGATCTTCGCGACCGGCATCGGCGGGTTCAGCGATAGGCCGGCGGCGGCGCCGAGATTGCGGATCTCGTCGAGCAACGGGCGCGGGTCGGGGAGCACCTCGGCGTGGACGGTCAGCACGTCGGCGCCCGCCTTGCGGAACGGCTCGACGTACTCGCCCGGGTTGTCGAGCATCAGGTGCACGTCCAGAGGCAGCTCGGTGCAGCGGCGGATCGCCTCGACCACGGGCACGCCGAACGACAGGTTCGGCACGAAGTGGCCGTCCATGATGTCCAGGTGCAGCACGGTGGCGCCGGCCGCTTCGATGGCGGCGATCTCGTCGGCCAGCCGGGCGAAGTCGCAAGCCAACAACGACGGCGCGATCGCCACCCCGCCCACCCCGCCTCGTAGGCTGCCCTGTCGGCTGCTCTGCAGGGTGCGCTCACGCAGCTGGTCGGCGGTCATCGGGCCGGGCATGGGGTGGCGTTTCGCTCTCAAGAAAGACCGAGGGGCGACCCACCCGCGCGAGTCGCCCCTATCAAGGGTCCCGTTTTGGCAGCCCGCGTGCCCAGAAGCAAGCCCCTGAATGCGGCAAACCGCAGTTCGGGAGGGGCGGGTCAGTCAGTCGTCCAGCTCCGCGACGCGCGGCAATTGATCGACCGAGGCGAGGCCGAGCGTCCGCAGGAAGCGGTCCGTGGTGGCGTAAGCCTTGGGCCCGTCAGGGTTTGCCGCCTCGTCCCGGCGCACCAGGCCGAGCTTCTCCAGCCGCCGCAGGCTTTCGCGGCCCGATTCGCCGCAGAGCTCCTCGATCCCCTCCGAATCGATCGGCTGGCGGTAGGCGATAACCGAAAGGGCCTCCAACGCTTGGGGGGAGAGCTGGCTTGCGCGGACCTTGCCCCGCATCCGTTCCTGGACATGCTCCATCTCCGGCACGAGCACCAGCCGGTAACCGGCGTCGTCGCCCTCGATGCGCCACGCCGTGCTGTCCCGTTCGTACGTTTGGTTCAGTTGCTCGACGAGGGGACCGATCTCGTCGGGCGTCGTGTCGCGGATGGCGGAGGCCAGACGCTCCGCGTCGATCGCCTCGCCCTCCGGCCGGCCCACGAACAGCAGCGCCTCGACCACGCCCTCGGGCGTCACCGCGTCGAGCGCGGCGGGCGAGACCGACTCAATGGGCGCGTCGTCGTCATCGTCGCCCGGCTTGCCGAACATCCGCGCGAACGCCGCCCGCAGGCGGTTCGCGGAGAGGGGGGCGGCGGCTTCGTCGGGGTCGCTCATCGCGGCGCAGCGTAGCTCAGCCGCATGCCTCAAGAAAGATCAGCGTGAGAGACCATCGCTATCAATGGCTGAGCCGAAGGCGCTAGCCTCGGGCGGAGCGCAGTCCAATCTTTCCCGTGAATTCGCCCGAGGCTAGCGCCTTCGGCTCAAACTCCTCATTTGGAGACATCGCCTAGCGTCCCCGCAGGGCGCGGTCCATGTCGCGTTGGGCGGTCTTCTTCTTGAGCGACTCGCGCTTGTCGTAGGTCTTCTTGCCGCGGCAGAGCCCCAGCAGCACCTTCGCCTTCCCCTCTTTGAAGTACATCTTCAGCGGCACGAGCGTCAGGTTCTTCTCGTACGCCCGCGCGGCGAAGCGGGTGATCTCGCGGCGGTGCATGAGGAGCTTGCGCCAGCGCTTCGGCTCGTGCTGCTCGTGGGTCGCGTTGCGGTACTCTTCGATGTTGCACCCGACGAGGTAGACCTCGCCGTTCTGCATGCGGCCGTAGGCCTCGTCGAGCGACATGTGCCCCAGGCGCAACGACTTCACCTCGCTGCCGAC
It encodes the following:
- the pspA_1 gene encoding Phosphoserine phosphatase 1; translation: MLTLLLVRPGETEYDQQGRIQGTLDIPLCEDGRQQTRDALDDLVAAGPSIVYTSPCQAAQQTGELVAEAAGVKQKALDKLSNLDHGLWQGMLVDEVRTKQPKVYRQWQDSPQTVCPPDGEPLSNAKARVAEAIRKLRKKHKEGGVIALVSPEPLASVVRHVLRHDELTDLWQGSERCGVWEAIEVSDEQPVGAA
- the rpe gene encoding Ribulose-phosphate 3-epimerase, with translation MPGPMTADQLRERTLQSSRQGSLRGGVGGVAIAPSLLACDFARLADEIAAIEAAGATVLHLDIMDGHFVPNLSFGVPVVEAIRRCTELPLDVHLMLDNPGEYVEPFRKAGADVLTVHAEVLPDPRPLLDEIRNLGAAAGLSLNPPMPVAKIEPFVGDCDLILVMSVEPGFGGQAFDPSALEKLSWLRDHPQCDAILEVDGGVNADTIAGCAEAGAELLVAGTAVFGADDYTTRLAELTQLASAAWSAS
- the scpB gene encoding Segregation and condensation protein B; amino-acid sequence: MSDPDEAAAPLSANRLRAAFARMFGKPGDDDDDAPIESVSPAALDAVTPEGVVEALLFVGRPEGEAIDAERLASAIRDTTPDEIGPLVEQLNQTYERDSTAWRIEGDDAGYRLVLVPEMEHVQERMRGKVRASQLSPQALEALSVIAYRQPIDSEGIEELCGESGRESLRRLEKLGLVRRDEAANPDGPKAYATTDRFLRTLGLASVDQLPRVAELDD
- the smpB gene encoding SsrA-binding protein; the protein is MLEHLECGVVLVGSEVKSLRLGHMSLDEAYGRMQNGEVYLVGCNIEEYRNATHEQHEPKRWRKLLMHRREITRFAARAYEKNLTLVPLKMYFKEGKAKVLLGLCRGKKTYDKRESLKKKTAQRDMDRALRGR